Proteins encoded together in one Bacteroidales bacterium window:
- a CDS encoding nucleotidyltransferase domain-containing protein has protein sequence MNKILTDRITDLKKLCEIYKVRTMYAFGSVCTDQFNESSDIDLLISFDNLSIDQYTDNYFDLHYKLQDLFKRRIDLLTENSLSNPYFIKGIEQTKQLIYAA, from the coding sequence ATGAACAAGATACTGACTGATAGGATAACTGACTTAAAGAAACTTTGTGAAATTTACAAGGTAAGGACGATGTATGCCTTTGGCTCTGTATGTACTGACCAATTCAATGAGAGCAGTGACATTGATCTTTTAATCTCTTTCGACAATTTATCAATCGACCAATACACCGACAACTATTTTGATTTACACTACAAACTTCAGGATTTATTTAAACGCCGCATCGATTTACTTACTGAAAACTCTCTTTCAAACCCATATTTCATAAAAGGTATTGAACAAACAAAACAGCTAATTTATGCAGCTTGA
- a CDS encoding Bro-N domain-containing protein: MTQDTAIKLFNDKQIRTLWDDTHEKWYFSIVDVVGVLAESSNPQTYWRVLKKRLLDEGNETVTNCNALKMLAADGKMRLTDVADTEQLFRLIQSIPSPKAEPFKMWLAQVGRERIDEIEDPEIGIDRLMETYLRKGYSKEWINQRLKSIEIRKELTDEWDNRNVKKGQEYAILTDEITKAWSGLTTKQYKGYKNLKKENLRDHMTNLELVLNMLAEASTTEISKKKEPKTFHENKVVAQKGGNVAKAARLQLEKTTGEKVVTKLNAKNLDNPMLNASNDEE, encoded by the coding sequence ATGACGCAGGATACGGCAATAAAACTATTCAATGACAAGCAAATACGCACTCTTTGGGATGATACACATGAGAAATGGTATTTTTCTATTGTGGATGTTGTGGGTGTATTAGCCGAAAGTAGTAATCCTCAAACTTACTGGAGAGTACTCAAAAAGAGACTTTTAGATGAGGGAAATGAAACCGTTACAAATTGTAACGCTTTGAAAATGCTCGCTGCTGATGGCAAAATGAGATTGACCGATGTAGCTGACACAGAACAACTATTCCGCTTGATTCAAAGTATTCCATCTCCTAAGGCAGAGCCATTTAAAATGTGGTTAGCACAAGTTGGAAGAGAACGAATAGACGAAATTGAAGATCCCGAAATTGGCATAGACCGATTGATGGAAACTTACCTTCGAAAAGGGTATAGTAAAGAGTGGATAAATCAACGACTCAAAAGCATCGAAATTCGAAAGGAACTTACAGATGAATGGGATAACAGAAATGTTAAGAAGGGGCAAGAATATGCAATTTTAACAGATGAAATAACAAAAGCGTGGAGTGGTCTTACAACAAAACAATACAAGGGCTATAAAAACCTAAAAAAAGAAAACCTTCGTGACCACATGACCAATCTTGAATTAGTATTGAATATGTTAGCGGAAGCTTCTACCACCGAAATCTCAAAGAAAAAAGAACCTAAAACCTTTCACGAAAACAAAGTAGTTGCTCAAAAAGGCGGGAATGTTGCAAAAGCAGCACGTTTGCAATTAGAAAAAACAACAGGGGAAAAGGTAGTAACAAAGTTAAATGCCAAAAACTTAGATAATCCTATGTTGAATGCCAGTAATGATGAGGAATAA